In Streptomyces sp. TLI_146, the genomic stretch CCCGCTGCTCGCCCTCGACCCCGCGCCGCGCGTGGTGATGCTGACGACCTTCGGCGACGACGACAACGTCGTCCGCGCGCTGCACGAGGGCGCCGCGGGCTTTCTCCTCAAGGACGACGGCCCGCAGGAGCTGATCAGCGCGGTACGGGCGGCCGCCGCCGGAGACGCCGTGCTCTCCCCGGGCGTGACAGGGACGGTGATCTCGCGGATGCTGCGCGCCGGGGCCCCGTACAACGCCGGCGGTGCACTCGTGGACGAGCGCATCGCCCGGCTCACCGGCCGGGAGCGGGAGGTGCTGGCGATGCTCGGCGAGGGGCTGTCCAACCACGACATCGCCGCGCGGCTCGGTATCGGGCTCGGCACGGTCAAGACCCATGTGGGCGCCATCCTGGACAAGACCGGTTCGGCGAGCCGCGTGCAGGCCGCGCTCCTGGCGCATCGCACCGGCCTGGCCTCCTGACGCCCCCACCCGCCAGGGGGATCCACTGCGGCGTGCTGCGAACGGATTCGCCTACCTCACCCCCTGCCCCGACGGTCGCGTGCTCATCGAAAGCATGGACGGGTCGGGCAAGGTGATGTCCGGGCCCGGCCCGTCCGTCCGCCGCTAAAGGTCGAGTTGGTACTGGTGTGTCGTGTGCGTGGGCGTATAGCCGAGGCTGTCGTTGATCTGTCTCATGTGTGTGTTGCTTTCGGCGGTGTCAGTCAGGAGGCTTCCGAGGCCTGGATAGCGCCCACGGGCGTATCGGATCGACTCGGCCTTCATCCATCGGCCGAGGCCGTGTCCACGGTGCTCGGGCAACACGCCGGTGCCGTAATGCTGGCCATCACCTCTGCCATCGCCCGGGACGACCAGTTCGGTGAACCCGGCGATCGAGTCGTCGGAGGCGTCGACGGCAACGACGGTGTGCAGGTGGTCGCCACGCTGTTCGACAGCCTTCGCCGCGGCCCGGACGCGGTCCACGTCCCAGGTCACCGTGCCGTAGTCGGTGTCGTCCATGGGCATGTCGTCCATGGCGCGACGCGAGGCGGCGAACGTCTCGGCGAGGCCGTCGGGCACGGTTCCGTGCCATGACATCAGCCGGTAGCCCGGATACGGACGCTCGATAATGCGGGCGAGGGCGGTGGTGTCCGCGTCGGCGAGCGGCAAGCGGGAGAACCTCAGGGTGAGGACCTTCCTGAAACCGCGCGCCGAAGCGAAGTGGTCGCCTGGCGATCCGGCCTCGGCCTGCGCGATGACGCAGCGTCGGGCATCGGCCCGGGCAGCGGCCACGGCGGCGTCGAGGAGCTGCGAGCCGACGTGCTGGCGTCGTTCCGCGGGGTGGACACCGAGGGTCAGTTCGGCCAGGTGCTCCTGTCCGGGGCTGTTGAACAGGCGCAGAAAGGCGGTTCCGAGGGGGATGGCGTCAGCGTCGGACGCCAGCCATGCAAGACGCCGGCTGTTCGCGCCGTGAGCGGGGTCGGTCAGTGGGGTGATGCGAGACGACAAGGTGTCTCCGTCGTGAGGAAGTGGCCAGGGTCAGTACGCGGACTCAACTGCTGGGCACTCCTGCGCATGTGCTCCACACCTCCTCGTCGACAGCACCGGTCCCGAACAACATCGGACGGCTGGGAGAACCTAGCTGTCCCCTCGTCTCCTCAGCAACGGGTTAACTACACGTCCTGGCGGGCCCTCCCGTACGGCAGGCATCCGTCAGCCGCTCCTCTGCCCTTCGGTAGAGAAAAACCCCGAGCCGCCGGTCTTTCGGCAGAGGTCAACTCCCGCCTTCAGCGCGATGTTTACGCAGTTCAGGGCCGTGAGGATGGACACGTCCCCCGGCCCGCCGAACTCCTGGCGGGCCGCCGCACTGCAGGCGGAGTATCCATGTCACAGACCTTCCCTCCCTCCCGTACCACCCTCACGGAACCGGCCGCCCGCGCTTGCGGCCTGACCAAGACGTACGGGAAGGGCGAGACCCGGGTCACCGCGCTGGACGCGGTGTCCGTCGAGTTCGCGCGCGGCCGGTTCACCGCCGTCATGGGCCCCTCCGGCTCCGGCAAGTCGACGCTGATGCACTGCATGGCCGGTCTGGAGTCCGTCACCTCCGGCTCGGCCCGGATCGGCGGAGTCGAGCTGTCCTCCCTGGACGACCGACAGCTCACCCAGCTGCGGCGCGAGAAGGTCGGATTCGTCTTCCAGGGCTTCAACCTGCTGCCGACCCTCACCGCCCTGGAGAACATGACGCTGCCCCTGCGTCTGGCCGGCCGTCGGCCCGACGCCGCGTGGCTGGACACCGTCGTCACCACCGTCGGCCTCGCGGACCGGCTCGCGCACCGCCCCGCCGAGCTCTCCGGCGGTCAGCAGCAGCGCGTCGCCGTGGCCCGCGCCCTGGTCTCCCGCCCGGAGATCGTCTTCGCCGACGAGCCGACCGGAAACCTCGACTCCCGCTCCGGCGCCGAAGTACTCGGCTTCCTGCGCGACTCGGTACGCGAGCTCGGCCAGAGCGTGGTGATGGTCACCCACGACCCCGTGGCCGCGGCCCACGCCGACCGTGTGGTGTTCCTCGCGGACGGCCGTCTGGTGGACGAACTGCACCAGCCGACCTCGGGGGCCGTGCTGGACCGGATGCTCGCGTTCGAAGCCCACGACCGGGCCCGCTGACCGCGCCCCGCCCGGTCCCCTCTCGTCCACGTATCTCGTCCACGTAGAAGGTCTCCGAAAGCCCACCATGCTGCGAACAGCCCTGCGCAACGTCCTCGCGCACAAGGCCCGTCTGATCATGACCGTCCTCGCGGTCGGTCTCGGGGTCGCGTTCATCTCCGGCTCGCTCGTCTTCGCCGACTCCACCACCTCCGCCTACCGCGCCTCCATGGCGAAGAACTACGCCGGCATCGCGGTCACCGTGGACCCGAAATACCCCCCGGGCACCCCCGCGGACGCCCGCGCGACCGTCCTGGACGACGCGCTCGTACGCAAGCTGGCCACCGTGCCCGGTGTCAGCGCGGTCCGCCCGACGGTCGACGGGTCCGTCACCCTGGCCGCCAAGGACGGCTCGCCGATGCGCGCCGACAACGCCATGGGCAAGCTGGCCGCCGCCTATCTCCCCGGCGCCGACGGCATGGACAGCCGATACCGGCTGACGGCCGGGCGCGCACCGCGCACCGGCGGCGAGGTGGTCCTGGACCAGGGCACCGCGAAGGCCGGCAAGTACGCGCTGGGTGACACCGTCACCCTGGCCACGGACGGCCCCGTGCTGCGGATGCGGCTGGTCGGCACTGTCTCCACCGACGACACCCGGGTCACCTCCGGCGGCACCCTGGCGGTGTTCGACCGGACCACCGCGCAGAAGCTCTTCGCCACCCCGGGCTGTTACACCGGCATCGACGTGTCCGCCGCGCCCGGCACCGACCAGTTCACGCTCGCCCAGCGCATCGGCGCACTGCTGCCGGCCGACCGCGCCGAGGCCACCACCGCCACCGCGAAGGCCAATCAGCAGTCGATGTTCATCGACACCAAGACGCGTAGCTATTCACGGCTGCCCATGATCTTCGCTGTGGTGTCGCTGTTCATCGGTTCGTTCCTCATCATCAACACATTCACCATGCTCATCACGCGGCGCTCCCGCGAGATCGCACTGCTCCGCGCGATCGGCGCCACCCGCCGCCAAGTGGTCCGCTCCGTGCTCGCCGAGGCGGCCCTGGTCGGTCTGGTCGCCTCCGCGGCGGGGTTCGTCCTCGGGCTCGGCGTCGCCACCGTCCTGCCCGGCCTGCTCGGTACCGATGAGGATCTGCTGCCCCGGGGCCCGCTGGTGATCGGGGCCGCCCCGGTGCTCGCCTCCCTCGCCGTCGGCGTCGGCGTCACGGTCCTGGCCGCCTGGCTGCCCACCCGGCGCGCGGCCAGGATCGCCCCCGTCGAGGCGATGCGCACCGCCGAGCAGCCCGCCTCCACGGCGCTGTCCCGCCTACGGGGCGTCGTCGGCACGGCCGTGCTCCTCGTCGGCGCGGGCCTGCTCTTCTCGCTCAACGACGCCAAGGACGCCAAGGACGCGAACCTGCAGACCGCGATGCTCGGCTGCGGCATCCTGGTGACCGGTCTGATCGTGCTGGCGCCGCTGCTCGCGAGCCCGGTGATCCGTCTGTTCGGCCGGCTCACCGCCCGCCTCGGTGTCGTCGGCGACCTCGCGAAGGACAACGCCCTGCGCGATCCCCGCCGTACCGCGGCCACCGCCGCCGCCCTGATGATCAGCACCGCGCTGGTCTCCGGACTCGCCGTCATCGACCACTCCTCCAGCCGGGCCCTGGACAGTCAGGCGGCTGCCGGTCTGAGCGCCGACTACGTCATCAGTACCCGCAACACCACCACCGCCATCGACACGGCCGCCCTCCGACGGGTCGCCGACCTGCCCGGTGTGCGGACCGCTTCGGCCGTCGCGGACTCCACCATCTCCACCGGCGCCTTCGCCCGCCAAGTCTCCGGCGTCGACCCGAAGACCGTGGGCAGCGTCATGAAACTGCACTTCACGAGCGGTTCCGCCACCGACATCGGACCGGGCCGGATCGCCGTCTCCACCGGCTTCGCCCAGGAGAACCGGATCAGCACCGGCCAACAGATCAAGGCGAGCATCGGCCCCGGCGAGGGCGACCGCGAAAAGCCGTACACCGTCGTCGGGATCTACCAGGACAACCCCACCGCGCAGGACGCTCTCGCCTACCGCGGCGACGTGCAACAGCACGGCTATCTGCGGAACTCCGTCCAGCGCATCCTGGTGGCCACCGACCACCACACCTCCTCCCCGGGTATGGAGAAGCGGTTGCGCGGCGCCGTCGACAACAGCCCCCTGCTGAAGGTCCAGACCCGCAGCCAGCTCGTCCAGGAACAGGCCGGTGTCGCCGGCGGCCTGATCACCATGGTCTTCGGACTGCTCGCCATCGGCGTGATCATCTCCGCACTCGGCATGGTCAACACACTCGCCATGTCGGTCGCCGAACGCACCCGGGAGATCGGCGTGCTGCGCGCCATCGGCATGGACCGCACCGGCATCCGCCGCATGATCCGCGTCGAATCCCTCACGGTCGCCGCCTACGGCACGCTACTGGGCCTCACCGGCGGCCTGTTCGGAGCGTGGAAGGTCAGCGGACTGGCCAACGGAGCAATCCCCCAGTACGCCTTCAGCCTCCCGTGGGGCACCCTCGCCCTGGTCGTCGCCCTCTCCCTCGCCGTCGGCGCCGCCGCAGCCGCCCTCCCCGCACGCCGGGCCGCCGCACTGAGCCCCATGCAAGCCGTCAGCGACTCCTGAGGGAGGGCAAAGTGCCGCGCACGGCGGCGTCCTTGACGGCGACGGCAGGTCCGGTCAGCACGACGGGACGCGGGCGCTCGTCGGCGCGGGCGAACTGGACGACGTCGTCGCGGCGGCCGAGGCTGATGTGGGTGAGGAGGTAACCGATCCGTACGGGGCCCCGGTTCGCTGCCCGTCAGCCGGGCCGCCAGGACGTCGGCGAGGCCCTGCCAGAGGACGTACAGGCACGTTCACCTTGGGGATGCACGCCCTTCTGAACTCGGTCTGGGAGGGCGTCCTCGGCTATTCGACGGCGTTCACGGCGATCAACGTGGAGTGGCCGAGTACATGCGCAGCGACCACCGCCACAACTCGGAACAGTGACTGTCAGTGGCGTCGGCTTGGATAGGCGTATGACTGTTCATGACGTAGCCCGTGTGCTGCCGGACGTGGGTGTGCTGCGGGACCTGTGCCGCTCGATGGCCATGGTGGAGGCCGTGCTCAGCCCGGGCGGGGAGCGCCAGTACGCCTTCACCGCGGGCTGGTCGCAAGCCGAGGAGGCGGCCTCGATGCGTAACGGTACGGGCGACGAGTATGACATCGTCTTCGCTCCCGAGGGCGCCTACATCCGGGGGTTCGATCACGAGTCGCCGATGAGCCCCTACCACCGTGACGATGTGCCAGAGCCCTGGCCCGGCGTGGTGGACTGCGTTCCCGAAGAGTTGCGCCGCTTCGTGGACGAGCCGGCCTTCACAGACGAGGACGGCACCCCCGTCGTCACCGTGTGCCTGTGGCGCCTGAACGGAAGCAGCCACTGGCAGACCGGGACGATCGACTTCCCACAAGGCCATCCGGACCCGGACGGCTCCGAGTGGCTGTTCCCCCTGCTCGTCGACCCAACGCCGGAAGGTTCGTGGAGTTCGCCGAGTACTACTACGAGACTCCCGTCGATCCGAATGCGGTGCGGCACGTCTATGACCTGCGGCCGCTCACCCGAGACATCGCTGAGCGCCTGAACGCGCAGGCGTCCCTCGCTGAAATCGCCCGGGCGGCCGCGGAGATCGGCTATCCCGTGGACGGCACGGTGGCCTGAACCCCCCGGTGGTGCGGGATCGGCACCGGTCAGGTCGGCCAGACCACCGGGGCAGATCAGGCCGATGACCCGCTGGTGTGCCTGCCCTTCTCTCCCCTCCCAGGATGCCGCTCACACCCAACGGGGGGTTTTCTGCGCGCAGCGCCCCCTGCGCGTCTCTCGTCACGCGCGGGAGACGGTGTACGGCGCTTCGCCGTAGCGCGCTCCATCGCACGCAACCGTGTGCCCTGTCGTCTGTATGGCCAGATCTGGTCTGTCGGCGGACACTCCCCACACGCGCCGTACCGAGACAAGAGTGCTCCACAACTGGCTGTCTGCAGTAGTCCGGGCGTAGGTGGCCCGGCGCTCTGCTCCACCAATTGCGGTACGCGTCCTGGCTCGCGCGTACGACGCAGGAAGGGGCCCTTCGTACCGGGAGCCGTCAGTGGTGGACTCTGCCTTGTTGGCCTCCACGCGCGTGGTGATTGTCGCGGTTCCGACCGGGACGGTGTCAGTCGGCAACCGCGTCTGTCCGGCCGAGCGCGCACGTGCTGCTCGGGTGAGCGGAGTTGACCGAGGCCGGTTTCCGGCCGCACCCCTGACACGGTGTCAGGCACGGACGCGGCCACGACAACGGCCACGGCAAGGGCACACCTTCCGCATCATCCCCCCTTCGCGTCAGGAGGTCCGTCATGCGACAACTCGCCATGATGGCCAAGGCCGTGGCCGTGGCCGCGGTGATGGTTCTCAGCAGTGCACTGGCCCCTTCGGGAGCGGCGGTTTCGAGCAGCCCGGGATGCTCGGGCCCGATGGCGCCCGGGGGCGACTGGCCGATGTACGGGAAGGACTACGCCAACACGCGCACGCAGCAGGCCGAGAGAGGGCTGCCGCCGGCCAAGGCCGCCACCCTCGCACCGCGGTGGGTCTACGACACCGGCAACCCGTCACAGGTGGTGGGCTATGAGGATCTCGCCGGCACACCGGCCGTCGCACGAGGATGTGTGTACGTGGGTGACGCCGCCGGCGACGTGGCCGCCGTGAACGCGGACACCGGCCGCCGGGTGTGGCGGACGCACATCGATCTGACCATCGCCGAGACCGGCGCCCGGGCAGGCGTCGTGGTCTCCACGATCGCCGTCGACGGGCAGCGGGCATTCGTGGCGGTGAACAAGTCCGGCGGCCCGTACGTACTGGCGCTGGACGCACAGACCGGGGAGCAGGTGTGGCAGAGCCCCCCGCTGGACTCGCAGCCCGGCGCCTACACCCACGCCAGCCCGATCGTGTACCGGGGGGCCGTCGTCGTGGGCTTCTCCGGCCCGGAGGGAGTACCCACCGCCCAGGGTGGTTTCACCGTCCTTCGGGAGTCCGACGGCCAGCTCCTCAAACACACCTACACCATCCCGGCCGCCGACCAGCTGGCCGGTGATGCCGGCGGCGGAATCTGGAGTACTCCGGCCGTGGACACGGCGACCGGATACGCCTATGTCGGCACCGGCAACCCCTTCAGCAAGCAGCACGAGAACGAGCGGTCCAACGCCATCCTCAAGATCGACCTGATGCAGAGGAGGCCGACCTTCGGCACCATCATCGCCTCCTACAAGGGACTGATCGACCAGTACGTCCCCATCGTGCGCGACCTGGCGCGGCCGACCTGCATGCTGCTCCCGGAAAATCCCACGATCCCGCCCTTCCCGCCTTTCCTCCCCCCGTTCGAGGAAGCCCGCGACAGTGTGGGCTGTCTGCAACAGGACCTCGACTTCGGTGCGGCGCCCAACCTGATGCGCGGCCCGGACGGCACACTGCTCGTCGGTGAGCTGCAGAAATCGGGGGTCTACCACGTGGTCCGGGCGGACTCGATGGCGGCCGAGCGCCGGATCCTGCTCGGCGTCAGTTGCCTGGTGTGCAACGGTGCCTCCACCGCCTACGACCCTGTGGCCCGCCGGGTGTACGCCGATGTGTCCCCCGGCACGCTGATGGTCGCCTTCCCGCCCGACGCGAGCACGGCCACCTGGCTCTCGCCCGTCGGGGACGGCATCCACTACCAGCCGGTCGCCGCCGCGGACGGCGTCGTGTACACAGTCGACTCGATCGGCTTCCTCGACGCCTACGACGCACGCACCGGCCTTCAGATCCTCCGCCGGCCCCTGGCCGTCGACGGCGCGATCGACGCCGTCGCCGCGCTCGCCAGCAACGGGGTCTCCGTGGCCAACCACACCGTGTACGTGGCCGCGGGCAGCCGGATCATCGCCTACCGGCCACTCGGCCTCCCGTAACTGCCTCCTGTAACGGCACGGCCTCTGTAACTGGGGCAGGCGAGGAGGAGTTCTGGTGCAAGCCATCGGATGCGGCGACCGGCAAACCGGACCAGATGGTGCGCACGGCGCTGTCCCCGGTGAGGTGTGCGGGCTGGACGTCCCGGCCATGGTGGCTGGCCGGGACGTCCAGCCCGCAGAGTGTCACGGGCAGCGGCGGACACAGTGGATCAACGTGCGGTCATCAGTCGTGTCGGCAGGACGTCGGCACCGGGACCGCCGTAGATCCTCAGCCACACCCGACCTGTCTCGCCCGGCTTGAGCAGGCGGTCTTTCCCGTCCTGGGACTCCGTCAGCGAAGGGGGATTGTTCGGCAGCCCGGTTCTGGGGTGCCGAACAATCCTGATGTCGATGCGGGACGCGCACCGGGAAGCCCCGGGCCAGTTGTTCGTGTCACCACAGGCCGCGAGGCAGCGGTCAACGGCTGGGGCGTACCCGACCGGACCTGCCCGGAGCCGTGACGAGCGGATGCCACCACTGCTCGCCCGCGCCCGCACGCCCGCCGCAGACCTGCTCCCGCCCACCTATTCCCGCGCCACCTTCCGCGCGGCACATAGCAGGCACAGGCCCTCCGCCGACGGCGAGGCGGTCAAGTCCCGGCAACTGGCGCACTGGTCCCGCATCACCCGGCCGTCGTACAGGCACACATCGACTTCGGCATCGGGCCGGGCGGCGATCGGGGTGTTGTTCAGAATAGAGTTGTGGCCGCAGTCGGCGCACCGTTCGGGTTCGTACGCCGGTGCCAACGGGGCGAGCTCCGAGGCCGCGTACTGGGTGGCGAAGCCGAACTCCCGGTCGCACAGGAGGCAATCGATCCTGTCGTCGCCCCCCAGTACGGCGAACTGGCCGCAGTACGGGCAGGGGACGACGGCCTCCTCGTGCGACAGCCACGCGATCGCACGCCGGCGCTCCTCGACGGCCTCGCGGATACGCTCCGTGGCCGCGCGCACCCGCCTCACAGAACGCCGTACGCCACGCGCGTGCTGGCCGAAGACGTCCTGCGCCAGCTGCCCGAGGATGTCGGTCTCCACCAAGGCGAGCGTCAGGTCGAGCACCGGAAGGGCCCGGCACCTGATCGCCGTCAAGCTGTCGCTGTCCTCGTCCGACGACAGCAGAACCCGGTTGCGTACGTGTGCGAAAGCCATCAGGTCGGCGCGCGCCGCCTCGATGTCCGTGTCGCACCAGCTGTCAGCGACCTCTGCCGCCTCGTGCAGCCCGAAGGGCTCGTACTCACCGCGCGTATGCCGGTTGCTGTCCCGCTCCCCGTTGCCGACGGGCCAGACGTCGCCCAACGGGCGCATGGCCATACGCCCTCGCAGGAGGGCTTCCGCCGCCGTGTGGAGATGGAGCACGGGGTACGCGACCTCGTCCCGGTCGGGTTCCCCGGCGAGGGCGACCGCAGCGTGCTCCAGCATGCGCAGCCCGTTGGCGACCAGAGGGTACCGCCTGTTGACGAAGAGTGCCTCCTCTTCGGCCGTCGCATCCCAGAACCGGTCGATCTCGGTGACCATCCCCTCCACGCATGGCCGCACCCGGGCCCTCAACTCCCCGCCCCAGCCCTCCCCGTTGCGACCGTCCCTGCTCCCCCTGTCCATGGCACGCTCCAGGACCGGACGGTGTTCCGGCGCGAGGTGCGCCAGGGCCCAGTCAGCCGCGGCGCTCTTCGACCGGACCTCGCCGGTGGCCAGAAGGCACCAGATGCGGGCCAGGCCCAGTAGGGCGCCGCGAGGATCGCCGTCCAGACCAGCGACCAGACGCGTCACGCACGCCGCACTCGCCTCGACCACGTCCGCATGCGGCACCGGATCCAGGATCAGCTCCGGCCGGGGGCCGGTGAGAGGGCGGGCGCCCGACAGCGCCATCGTGACGTCGAGGGCCACGGCGGGCATCTCCCCCGGCCGCGTCTCCTCGCCCGCCTCGAACTGCGCGCGCAGCCCCTCGCCGTAGTGGAAGTCGCCGTTCGCCGGGTACCGCCAGGGGCGGATTTCGGACTGTACGACGACGGTGAGGCTGATCGGCCGCCGCGCCCCCTCGTCGGCCCCGTCCCTCAGATGCGTCCCGGAGATCGTGAGCAAACCGCGCAGCAGGGCCTGCCGTTCCTCGTCACGCAAGCTGCGCTGAGCGACGACGAGGACGTCCAGCTCACCGGCCGCCTGGAGGCCACCGGACACGGCGGAGCCGTGCAGGTAGCCACCAATGACCTCGGGACCCCATACGTCGTCGAGCAGCTCAACGAGCTCGGCAATCTGTTCCATTTCCCCAGTGTCCACTGCCGAACAGGCCGGTCGCACCAGAGTTTCCGCAGGTCGGACTGGCTAACTGGAGTGGGGGTGGCGCCGGGCCGATTGACCGCTACCGCTCTCGGCGAGACATACTGCCGACTTCCCCGAGTGATTTCCGGGCCTTTTCGTGCCTCTGACAGGCCCCAGCATCCCGAATCCCCTGCATCCCCCAGCAATTGAGAACGGCTGCCCCCCTGCTGACCTGGCCTTAGGACGAACCTAGGACGACCGACGGACGCACGTTCCTAGCATCACCGCAGCGAGGCTCACCGAAGAGCGACCACTTCGG encodes the following:
- a CDS encoding response regulator transcription factor produces the protein MTEPNRPIRVLLADDEEMIRHGVRLILRHADGIEVVADAPNGQQAVELAAAHHPDVVLLDIRMPVCDGLAAIAPLLALDPAPRVVMLTTFGDDDNVVRALHEGAAGFLLKDDGPQELISAVRAAAAGDAVLSPGVTGTVISRMLRAGAPYNAGGALVDERIARLTGREREVLAMLGEGLSNHDIAARLGIGLGTVKTHVGAILDKTGSASRVQAALLAHRTGLAS
- a CDS encoding ABC transporter permease, translating into MLRTALRNVLAHKARLIMTVLAVGLGVAFISGSLVFADSTTSAYRASMAKNYAGIAVTVDPKYPPGTPADARATVLDDALVRKLATVPGVSAVRPTVDGSVTLAAKDGSPMRADNAMGKLAAAYLPGADGMDSRYRLTAGRAPRTGGEVVLDQGTAKAGKYALGDTVTLATDGPVLRMRLVGTVSTDDTRVTSGGTLAVFDRTTAQKLFATPGCYTGIDVSAAPGTDQFTLAQRIGALLPADRAEATTATAKANQQSMFIDTKTRSYSRLPMIFAVVSLFIGSFLIINTFTMLITRRSREIALLRAIGATRRQVVRSVLAEAALVGLVASAAGFVLGLGVATVLPGLLGTDEDLLPRGPLVIGAAPVLASLAVGVGVTVLAAWLPTRRAARIAPVEAMRTAEQPASTALSRLRGVVGTAVLLVGAGLLFSLNDAKDAKDANLQTAMLGCGILVTGLIVLAPLLASPVIRLFGRLTARLGVVGDLAKDNALRDPRRTAATAAALMISTALVSGLAVIDHSSSRALDSQAAAGLSADYVISTRNTTTAIDTAALRRVADLPGVRTASAVADSTISTGAFARQVSGVDPKTVGSVMKLHFTSGSATDIGPGRIAVSTGFAQENRISTGQQIKASIGPGEGDREKPYTVVGIYQDNPTAQDALAYRGDVQQHGYLRNSVQRILVATDHHTSSPGMEKRLRGAVDNSPLLKVQTRSQLVQEQAGVAGGLITMVFGLLAIGVIISALGMVNTLAMSVAERTREIGVLRAIGMDRTGIRRMIRVESLTVAAYGTLLGLTGGLFGAWKVSGLANGAIPQYAFSLPWGTLALVVALSLAVGAAAAALPARRAAALSPMQAVSDS
- a CDS encoding PQQ-binding-like beta-propeller repeat protein, encoding MRQLAMMAKAVAVAAVMVLSSALAPSGAAVSSSPGCSGPMAPGGDWPMYGKDYANTRTQQAERGLPPAKAATLAPRWVYDTGNPSQVVGYEDLAGTPAVARGCVYVGDAAGDVAAVNADTGRRVWRTHIDLTIAETGARAGVVVSTIAVDGQRAFVAVNKSGGPYVLALDAQTGEQVWQSPPLDSQPGAYTHASPIVYRGAVVVGFSGPEGVPTAQGGFTVLRESDGQLLKHTYTIPAADQLAGDAGGGIWSTPAVDTATGYAYVGTGNPFSKQHENERSNAILKIDLMQRRPTFGTIIASYKGLIDQYVPIVRDLARPTCMLLPENPTIPPFPPFLPPFEEARDSVGCLQQDLDFGAAPNLMRGPDGTLLVGELQKSGVYHVVRADSMAAERRILLGVSCLVCNGASTAYDPVARRVYADVSPGTLMVAFPPDASTATWLSPVGDGIHYQPVAAADGVVYTVDSIGFLDAYDARTGLQILRRPLAVDGAIDAVAALASNGVSVANHTVYVAAGSRIIAYRPLGLP
- a CDS encoding aminoglycoside adenylyltransferase domain-containing protein, which translates into the protein MEQIAELVELLDDVWGPEVIGGYLHGSAVSGGLQAAGELDVLVVAQRSLRDEERQALLRGLLTISGTHLRDGADEGARRPISLTVVVQSEIRPWRYPANGDFHYGEGLRAQFEAGEETRPGEMPAVALDVTMALSGARPLTGPRPELILDPVPHADVVEASAACVTRLVAGLDGDPRGALLGLARIWCLLATGEVRSKSAAADWALAHLAPEHRPVLERAMDRGSRDGRNGEGWGGELRARVRPCVEGMVTEIDRFWDATAEEEALFVNRRYPLVANGLRMLEHAAVALAGEPDRDEVAYPVLHLHTAAEALLRGRMAMRPLGDVWPVGNGERDSNRHTRGEYEPFGLHEAAEVADSWCDTDIEAARADLMAFAHVRNRVLLSSDEDSDSLTAIRCRALPVLDLTLALVETDILGQLAQDVFGQHARGVRRSVRRVRAATERIREAVEERRRAIAWLSHEEAVVPCPYCGQFAVLGGDDRIDCLLCDREFGFATQYAASELAPLAPAYEPERCADCGHNSILNNTPIAARPDAEVDVCLYDGRVMRDQCASCRDLTASPSAEGLCLLCAARKVARE
- a CDS encoding ABC transporter ATP-binding protein — protein: MSQTFPPSRTTLTEPAARACGLTKTYGKGETRVTALDAVSVEFARGRFTAVMGPSGSGKSTLMHCMAGLESVTSGSARIGGVELSSLDDRQLTQLRREKVGFVFQGFNLLPTLTALENMTLPLRLAGRRPDAAWLDTVVTTVGLADRLAHRPAELSGGQQQRVAVARALVSRPEIVFADEPTGNLDSRSGAEVLGFLRDSVRELGQSVVMVTHDPVAAAHADRVVFLADGRLVDELHQPTSGAVLDRMLAFEAHDRAR
- a CDS encoding GNAT family N-acetyltransferase produces the protein MSSRITPLTDPAHGANSRRLAWLASDADAIPLGTAFLRLFNSPGQEHLAELTLGVHPAERRQHVGSQLLDAAVAAARADARRCVIAQAEAGSPGDHFASARGFRKVLTLRFSRLPLADADTTALARIIERPYPGYRLMSWHGTVPDGLAETFAASRRAMDDMPMDDTDYGTVTWDVDRVRAAAKAVEQRGDHLHTVVAVDASDDSIAGFTELVVPGDGRGDGQHYGTGVLPEHRGHGLGRWMKAESIRYARGRYPGLGSLLTDTAESNTHMRQINDSLGYTPTHTTHQYQLDL